Proteins from a single region of Sphingopyxis sp. BSN-002:
- a CDS encoding glycerol-3-phosphate 1-O-acyltransferase, with protein sequence MADGTPRTPIVAEEAADRLYIIDARNGVERSILLDWIHATSGDSEPQWASLDIEDGDHALPVDVLRARLGGAASRQVVPLRVAWRIPGFDRDRALKLRHLIFGDPRHPGSLRARLILLRDRRRAQILVGEAATLDTLRDRFNAQTGGGDGEGADSPEFAGFVARQAALALDVAERGIRGTRYKVPRFVADGLRTSPKFRAALADLAEKTGRPVGDLYREARPLMKEVIARPSALFLDLRARLDRMMFGGYAPEMEVDAAELARLRNILREHPTAILFTHKTYIDGATPSRLTYEADMPMLHSFGGANLDFAVMGEFFRRSGMIFIRRSFQDQPVYKLVLRHYIAWLLAKRFPLSWAFEGTRSRLGKLMPPKYGLMKYVLDAAHATGTRDVHFVPFVTSFDLIRDVEEYAAEQTGRNKKPESLSWFLGYMKSLKEPSGRIRLDIGNPVIIDEAPGPDDKRALEKIAFAVAVEANRVTPLTVTSVMCLILLGLAPRGATAAELLAAIGAVTDWARARGIRLSKELEASDDSALSATVDTLVESGLLTRYEAGSENVYSIDPAKHPMASYYRNIIAHHFLDRAMIELALFQLRDADRGGADGGDATTAFWVKFDRLRDLFKFEFFYPPRDEHRAAIEAELARIDPVWDRRLAAGDRGVAQLIHRCQPVVGHAILLPFAEAYSVVAELLTRAKPGDEVDAKALLDTALVEGRQAYLLRRISSEAAIGKLLFENGLSLMRHMGLAETATPDSLAARRALLAELRGLANVMESMRLSTTALADKLPGVSDV encoded by the coding sequence GTGGCCGACGGAACGCCCCGCACCCCGATCGTAGCGGAGGAGGCGGCCGACCGGCTCTATATCATCGACGCGCGCAACGGGGTCGAGCGGAGCATCTTGCTCGACTGGATCCATGCGACGTCGGGTGATTCCGAGCCGCAATGGGCGAGCCTCGACATCGAGGACGGCGATCATGCGCTCCCCGTCGACGTGCTCCGTGCGCGGCTCGGCGGCGCGGCGTCGCGGCAGGTCGTGCCGCTGCGTGTTGCGTGGCGCATTCCCGGTTTCGATCGCGACCGCGCGCTCAAGCTGCGCCACCTGATCTTCGGCGACCCACGCCATCCCGGCTCGCTCCGCGCGCGGCTCATCCTGCTTCGCGACCGGCGCCGCGCGCAGATCCTCGTTGGCGAGGCGGCGACGCTCGATACGCTGCGCGACCGTTTCAACGCGCAGACTGGCGGCGGCGATGGCGAGGGCGCCGACAGCCCCGAATTTGCGGGTTTCGTTGCGCGGCAGGCGGCGCTTGCGCTCGACGTTGCCGAACGCGGCATTCGCGGCACGCGCTACAAGGTGCCGCGCTTCGTCGCCGATGGCCTGCGCACCAGCCCCAAATTCCGCGCCGCGCTTGCCGATCTGGCCGAGAAGACGGGGCGTCCGGTCGGCGACCTATACCGCGAGGCGCGGCCGCTGATGAAGGAGGTCATTGCGCGGCCTTCGGCGCTTTTTCTCGATCTTCGCGCACGTCTCGACCGGATGATGTTCGGGGGGTATGCGCCCGAGATGGAGGTCGATGCCGCCGAGTTGGCGAGACTGCGCAATATATTGCGTGAACATCCGACCGCGATCCTTTTCACGCACAAGACCTATATCGACGGCGCGACGCCCAGCAGGCTGACCTATGAGGCCGACATGCCGATGCTGCACAGCTTCGGCGGCGCGAACCTCGACTTTGCGGTGATGGGCGAATTCTTCCGCCGATCGGGGATGATCTTCATCCGGCGGAGCTTCCAGGACCAGCCGGTCTACAAGCTGGTGCTGCGCCACTATATCGCGTGGCTGCTCGCCAAGCGTTTCCCCCTTTCATGGGCGTTCGAGGGGACGCGGTCGCGCCTCGGCAAGCTGATGCCGCCCAAATACGGCCTGATGAAATATGTCCTCGACGCGGCGCACGCGACGGGCACCCGCGACGTCCATTTCGTGCCCTTCGTGACGAGCTTCGACCTGATCCGCGACGTCGAGGAATATGCCGCCGAGCAGACCGGCCGGAACAAGAAGCCCGAGAGCCTGTCGTGGTTCCTCGGCTATATGAAGAGCCTGAAAGAGCCTTCGGGCCGCATCCGCCTCGACATCGGCAATCCGGTGATCATCGATGAAGCCCCCGGCCCCGACGACAAGCGCGCGCTCGAGAAGATCGCCTTCGCGGTCGCGGTCGAGGCGAACCGCGTGACGCCGCTGACCGTCACCTCGGTGATGTGCCTGATCCTGCTCGGCCTCGCCCCGCGCGGCGCGACCGCCGCCGAGCTGCTCGCGGCGATCGGCGCGGTCACCGACTGGGCGCGGGCGCGCGGTATCCGCCTCAGCAAGGAACTCGAGGCGAGCGACGACAGCGCGCTATCGGCCACCGTCGACACGCTCGTCGAAAGCGGGCTGCTGACGCGATACGAGGCGGGCAGCGAGAATGTCTATTCGATCGACCCCGCCAAACATCCGATGGCGAGCTATTACCGCAACATCATCGCGCACCATTTCCTCGACCGCGCGATGATCGAGCTGGCGCTGTTCCAGCTCCGCGATGCGGACAGGGGTGGTGCCGATGGGGGCGACGCCACGACCGCCTTCTGGGTGAAGTTCGACCGCCTGCGCGACCTGTTCAAATTCGAATTCTTCTATCCGCCTCGCGACGAGCATCGCGCCGCGATCGAGGCCGAACTCGCGCGGATCGATCCCGTCTGGGACCGCCGCCTCGCCGCTGGCGACCGTGGCGTCGCGCAGCTCATCCACCGCTGCCAGCCCGTCGTCGGCCACGCGATCCTGTTGCCCTTCGCCGAGGCCTATTCGGTCGTCGCCGAGCTGCTGACGCGCGCGAAGCCCGGCGACGAGGTCGATGCGAAGGCGCTGCTCGACACCGCACTGGTCGAGGGGCGGCAGGCCTATCTCCTCCGCCGCATCAGCAGCGAAGCTGCGATCGGTAAATTGCTGTTCGAAAACGGACTGTCACTGATGCGGCATATGGGGCTTGCCGAGACCGCGACCCCCGACAGCCTTGCCGCGCGGCGCGCGCTGCTCGCGGAACTTCGCGGGCTCGCCAACGTCATGGAATCGATGCGCCTGTCGACGACGGCGCTGGCCGACAAGTTGCCGGGAGTCTCGGATGTCTAA
- a CDS encoding wax ester/triacylglycerol synthase family O-acyltransferase, protein MLKQLSAQDAQFLYTQTANNLTHIMGVYIYDPSTAPGGFVRFKDIIRHVESRVHTSPLFKRRLHRLPFDLDHPYWVEDEHFDIEAHMSHARLPEPGDWRQFCIAVARYFSKPMDMNRPLWDIYIIEGLDRIPGIPKGSFAMLHRVHHAAVDGASGAHAFIAMSDIDAKGTPAIAEPPPIEELGRAPSSAETVTRAWSASMQSPVKFMNALLKVSPAIVASARKSMAEGGMTAGVPETRFNAPVGPHKMFDATTVALSDVAEIRKKVPGATVNDVVLTTVGGALRKYLAKHRELPKESLVAVAPINLRGKEKGAGKASTPGNQVSAMSVPVRTDIADPLARLAAIRDYTVEAKEAKAGVSARIMTDLSQHIPGATMAAVARIITSERFAVRGTNLFISNVPGAQVPLYLAGAQLVQQHGMAPLANNMGLFVATPSYNGRIAFSIICERAIMPDIAFFRQCIDESFADLMAATPKPEKAPAKPKAATAKPKATPKVAAKPEAKAKAEPKPATKPKAKPVAKGNATGKNRKK, encoded by the coding sequence ATGCTTAAACAGCTCAGCGCGCAGGATGCCCAGTTCCTCTATACACAGACCGCGAACAATCTGACGCACATCATGGGGGTCTATATCTACGACCCCTCGACCGCGCCCGGCGGCTTCGTGCGCTTCAAGGATATCATCCGCCACGTCGAGAGCCGGGTGCACACCTCGCCCCTGTTCAAGCGCCGCCTGCACCGGCTGCCCTTCGACCTCGATCATCCCTATTGGGTCGAGGATGAGCATTTCGACATCGAGGCGCATATGAGCCACGCGCGCCTGCCCGAACCCGGCGACTGGCGGCAGTTCTGCATCGCGGTCGCGCGCTATTTCTCGAAGCCGATGGACATGAACCGGCCGCTCTGGGACATCTATATCATCGAGGGGCTCGACCGCATTCCGGGCATCCCGAAAGGCAGCTTCGCGATGCTCCACCGTGTCCATCATGCTGCGGTCGACGGGGCATCGGGCGCGCACGCCTTCATCGCGATGAGCGACATCGACGCGAAGGGCACGCCGGCGATTGCCGAGCCGCCGCCGATCGAGGAACTCGGCCGCGCGCCGTCGAGCGCCGAGACGGTGACGCGCGCCTGGTCGGCGTCGATGCAGTCGCCGGTCAAATTCATGAATGCATTGCTCAAGGTCTCGCCCGCGATCGTCGCCTCGGCGCGCAAGTCGATGGCCGAGGGCGGGATGACCGCGGGCGTGCCCGAAACGCGCTTCAACGCGCCCGTCGGCCCGCACAAGATGTTCGACGCGACGACGGTCGCGCTGTCGGACGTCGCCGAGATCCGCAAGAAGGTTCCCGGCGCGACGGTCAACGACGTCGTGCTGACCACCGTCGGCGGTGCGCTGCGCAAATATCTCGCGAAACACAGGGAACTGCCGAAGGAGAGCCTCGTCGCGGTCGCGCCGATCAATTTGCGCGGCAAGGAGAAGGGTGCGGGGAAGGCCTCGACCCCGGGCAATCAGGTGTCGGCGATGAGCGTGCCGGTGCGCACCGACATCGCCGATCCGCTCGCGCGGCTCGCGGCGATCCGCGACTATACGGTCGAGGCCAAGGAGGCCAAGGCAGGCGTCAGCGCACGGATCATGACCGACCTGTCGCAGCATATTCCGGGCGCAACGATGGCCGCGGTCGCGCGCATCATCACCAGCGAGCGCTTCGCGGTGCGCGGCACCAACCTCTTCATCTCGAACGTCCCCGGCGCGCAGGTGCCGCTCTATCTGGCGGGCGCGCAGCTGGTGCAGCAGCACGGCATGGCGCCGCTTGCGAACAATATGGGGCTGTTCGTCGCGACCCCCAGCTACAATGGCCGGATCGCCTTCTCGATCATCTGCGAGCGCGCAATCATGCCCGACATCGCCTTTTTCCGCCAATGCATCGACGAAAGTTTCGCCGACCTGATGGCGGCGACGCCGAAGCCCGAGAAGGCGCCCGCGAAGCCCAAAGCCGCTACGGCAAAGCCGAAAGCGACGCCGAAGGTCGCTGCGAAACCTGAAGCGAAGGCGAAAGCCGAACCGAAACCGGCCACCAAGCCAAAGGCGAAACCGGTTGCCAAAGGCAACGCAACCGGCAAGAATCGGAAAAAATAA
- the eda gene encoding bifunctional 4-hydroxy-2-oxoglutarate aldolase/2-dehydro-3-deoxy-phosphogluconate aldolase codes for MSQSIDQIMRLAPVIPVIVIDRVEDAVPMAEALVAGGLPVLEVTLRTPAALDALTAMKAVKGAVVGAGTVLDPAMLNSAIHAGAEFIVSPGLTDNLGKAAVASGIPFLPGTANAGDIMRGMDLGLSRFKFFPAATSGGIPALKALAGPFGNARFCPTGGISAATAPEWLALDAVLCVGGSWVVPLGPPDPARIETLAREASTLSRH; via the coding sequence TTGAGCCAGTCCATCGACCAGATCATGCGCCTCGCGCCCGTCATCCCGGTGATCGTGATCGACCGCGTCGAGGACGCGGTGCCGATGGCCGAAGCGCTCGTCGCAGGCGGCCTGCCGGTGCTTGAGGTGACGCTGCGCACCCCTGCCGCGCTCGACGCGCTGACCGCGATGAAGGCGGTGAAGGGCGCGGTGGTCGGTGCAGGCACCGTGCTCGATCCCGCGATGCTGAACAGCGCGATCCATGCAGGCGCCGAATTCATCGTCTCGCCGGGCCTGACCGACAATCTCGGAAAGGCGGCGGTCGCGAGCGGCATTCCCTTCCTGCCCGGCACCGCGAACGCCGGCGACATCATGCGCGGCATGGACCTTGGCCTATCGCGCTTCAAATTCTTCCCCGCGGCGACGAGCGGCGGCATCCCGGCGCTGAAGGCGCTCGCCGGACCCTTCGGAAATGCGCGCTTCTGCCCGACCGGCGGGATCAGTGCGGCGACCGCGCCCGAATGGCTCGCGCTCGACGCGGTGCTCTGCGTCGGCGGCAGCTGGGTCGTTCCGTTGGGACCGCCCGACCCGGCCCGGATCGAGACACTGGCGCGCGAGGCATCGACGCTTTCGCGCCATTGA
- a CDS encoding alpha/beta hydrolase gives MSALTLPAGSAGAGAKLHVTHWLPEGRPKAVILLAHGYAEHAGRYEYVAKRLTGAGYAIYAVDHWGHGASDGEGGFVPRFSAFLDGMSELLTLVEVNHGDTPRLLLGHSMGGLIATLFLIERQQAFVAAALSGPAIVPAEPPSRFTVWISRFLSRFFPRLGVLSLDATGVSRDPAVVAAYQADPLVYGGKIGARLGKEFMDAMAVAQADAPKIRLPILIQHGEADRLTAPAGSRFLFANVASTDKRLEIYPGLFHEIYNEPERDAVLDDLIGWFDAHVAKD, from the coding sequence ATGTCCGCGCTGACGCTGCCCGCCGGTTCTGCCGGCGCCGGCGCGAAGCTGCACGTCACCCACTGGCTACCCGAAGGGCGCCCGAAAGCAGTCATCCTGCTCGCGCACGGCTATGCCGAACATGCCGGGCGCTATGAGTATGTGGCGAAACGGCTGACCGGTGCCGGCTATGCCATCTATGCGGTCGACCATTGGGGGCATGGCGCTTCGGACGGCGAGGGCGGTTTCGTGCCGCGCTTCTCGGCCTTTCTCGACGGCATGAGCGAACTGCTCACCCTCGTCGAGGTCAATCATGGCGACACGCCGCGCCTGCTCCTCGGCCACAGCATGGGCGGGCTCATAGCGACCCTGTTCCTGATCGAGCGCCAGCAGGCGTTCGTTGCCGCGGCGCTTTCGGGCCCTGCGATCGTGCCTGCCGAGCCGCCGTCGCGCTTCACCGTCTGGATCAGCCGCTTCCTCTCGCGCTTCTTCCCGCGCCTCGGCGTGCTGTCGCTCGACGCGACCGGGGTCAGCCGCGACCCCGCCGTGGTCGCCGCCTATCAGGCCGACCCGCTCGTCTATGGCGGCAAGATCGGCGCGCGGCTCGGCAAGGAGTTCATGGACGCGATGGCGGTCGCGCAGGCCGATGCGCCGAAGATCCGCCTGCCGATCCTGATCCAGCACGGCGAGGCCGACCGGCTGACCGCGCCCGCGGGGTCGCGCTTCCTGTTCGCCAACGTCGCCTCGACCGACAAGCGCCTCGAAATCTATCCGGGGCTGTTCCACGAAATCTACAACGAGCCCGAGCGCGACGCCGTCCTCGACGACCTCATCGGCTGGTTCGACGCGCACGTCGCCAAGGATTGA
- a CDS encoding DUF3336 domain-containing protein — MIFAPTLSADAELVRAPDYAAWSKAAQAHDAKSGLQAWRDADESQHFDYKAIRARLEKLRKLSAAGDVKGLLFVLNEGIHGNIDGMGAERLYQKARFGTKKLIEAYVAEVVAALDKIAASRSIPREEKRDFFRRAQHCYGRSALLLSGSGSFLFFHVGVVKALWEQGVLPNILAGSSGGSIVAAIVCTRKDADVGPFLDSKRLANPARDPEMKRLAPDEVRDRLAELIPDLTFQEAYEISGRHLNVSVAPAEKHQNGRLLNAITAPNVLIREAVLASCAVPGVFPPVMLMARDEDGNRVAYQPDRRWVDGSVTHDIPTKRLERLYGVNHHIVSQANPLALPFATDTRKQMAPIEAIQHASIATFKAWLNANMVIFQKPLELVPPLNSLANMARSVINQEYTGDINIIRPPKFWSPTKILSDLAQDDIDELIDTGQRTAWPKIEMVRTQTAISRALDAILAKIDKSGDDGPGHRSSALKKAVR, encoded by the coding sequence ATGATTTTTGCCCCGACGCTCAGCGCCGACGCCGAGCTTGTCCGCGCGCCCGATTATGCCGCTTGGTCGAAAGCGGCGCAGGCGCATGACGCGAAATCGGGGCTGCAGGCGTGGCGTGACGCCGACGAAAGTCAGCACTTCGATTATAAAGCGATCCGCGCCCGGCTCGAAAAATTGCGCAAGCTGTCGGCGGCGGGTGACGTCAAGGGGCTGCTCTTCGTCCTCAACGAGGGCATCCACGGCAATATCGACGGTATGGGCGCCGAGCGTCTCTATCAGAAGGCGCGCTTCGGCACGAAGAAGCTGATCGAGGCCTATGTCGCCGAGGTCGTCGCCGCGCTCGACAAGATCGCCGCCTCGCGCAGCATCCCGCGCGAAGAGAAGCGCGACTTTTTCCGTCGCGCGCAGCATTGCTATGGCCGTTCGGCGCTCCTGCTGTCGGGCTCGGGCAGCTTCCTTTTCTTCCACGTCGGCGTCGTGAAAGCCCTGTGGGAGCAAGGTGTGCTGCCGAACATCCTCGCCGGATCGAGCGGCGGGTCGATTGTCGCCGCGATCGTCTGCACCCGCAAGGACGCCGATGTCGGCCCCTTCCTCGACAGCAAGCGCCTCGCCAACCCCGCGCGCGATCCCGAGATGAAGCGCCTCGCGCCCGACGAGGTACGCGACCGGCTCGCCGAACTGATCCCCGACCTGACCTTTCAGGAAGCCTATGAGATCAGCGGTCGGCATTTGAATGTCTCGGTCGCGCCCGCCGAAAAGCATCAGAACGGCCGCCTGCTCAACGCGATTACCGCCCCGAACGTGCTGATCCGCGAGGCGGTGCTCGCTTCGTGCGCGGTGCCCGGCGTCTTTCCGCCGGTCATGCTGATGGCGCGCGACGAGGACGGCAACCGCGTCGCTTATCAACCCGACCGGCGCTGGGTCGACGGGTCGGTGACGCACGACATTCCGACCAAGCGGCTCGAACGCCTGTACGGGGTCAACCACCATATCGTCAGCCAGGCGAACCCGCTGGCGCTGCCCTTCGCAACCGACACGCGCAAGCAGATGGCGCCGATCGAAGCGATCCAGCATGCGTCGATCGCGACCTTCAAGGCGTGGCTCAACGCGAACATGGTGATCTTCCAGAAGCCGCTCGAACTGGTGCCGCCGCTCAACAGCCTCGCGAACATGGCGCGCTCGGTGATCAACCAGGAATATACCGGCGACATCAACATCATTCGCCCGCCGAAATTCTGGTCGCCGACCAAGATTCTTTCGGACCTTGCGCAGGACGACATCGACGAGCTGATCGACACCGGCCAGCGCACCGCCTGGCCGAAGATCGAGATGGTGCGGACCCAGACCGCGATCAGCCGTGCGCTCGACGCGATCCTCGCAAAGATCGACAAGTCTGGCGACGACGGCCCCGGCCACCGCAGCTCGGCGCTGAAGAAAGCGGTCCGCTGA
- the edd gene encoding phosphogluconate dehydratase, with protein sequence MTDLHPAIAKVTERIVERSRKGRAAYLDLMERQREAGTNRGNLSCGNLAHGFAAAGDDKATIRTNAAMNIGIVTSYNDMLSAHQPYGRYPEQIKLFAREVGVTAQVAGGVPAMCDGVTQGQAGMDLSLFSRDNIAQGTVIALSHAMFEGALLLGICDKIVPGLLIGALRFGHLPQILIPAGPMPSGLANKEKQRVRQLYAEGKATRDELLEAEAASYHGAGTCTFYGTANSNQMMMELMGLHIPGSAFTNPGTKLRQELTRAATHRIAEIGWNGDDYRPLSRCIDEKAIVNAAIGLLATGGSTNHAIHLPAIARAAGIVIDWQDFDELSHAVPLLARVYPNGAGDVNNFHAAGGIGFVVRELLGAGLLHGDVLTVGGTMADYAAEPVLVDNELHWQAALEASRDDTMLRPVAQPFSPDGGMRLLAGNLGRAIIKTSAVAEDRWTIEAPCRIFDDQNQVLAAFKAGELERDVVVVVRFQGPRANGMPELHKLTPALGVLQDKGYRVALLTDGRMSGASGKVPAVIHLSPEALPGPDGVSGPLAYLKDGDIVRVCAVNGEAIALVDEAEWASRTPAMAPPPALGVGRELFALFRHHADEAEKGGSAILAAMESVI encoded by the coding sequence ATGACTGATCTTCACCCCGCGATCGCGAAGGTTACCGAACGGATCGTGGAGCGCAGCCGCAAGGGCCGCGCCGCCTATCTCGATCTGATGGAGCGCCAGCGCGAGGCGGGAACGAACCGCGGCAATCTGTCGTGTGGAAACCTCGCGCATGGTTTCGCGGCGGCGGGTGACGACAAGGCGACGATACGCACCAATGCGGCGATGAACATCGGCATCGTCACCAGCTACAACGACATGCTTTCGGCGCATCAGCCCTATGGCCGCTATCCCGAGCAGATCAAATTGTTCGCGCGCGAAGTGGGCGTCACCGCGCAGGTCGCGGGCGGCGTGCCCGCGATGTGCGACGGGGTGACGCAGGGGCAGGCGGGCATGGACCTGTCGCTCTTCAGCCGCGACAATATTGCGCAGGGCACGGTCATCGCGCTCAGTCATGCGATGTTCGAAGGCGCGTTGCTCCTCGGCATCTGCGACAAGATCGTCCCCGGCCTGCTGATCGGCGCGCTGCGCTTCGGCCATCTGCCGCAAATCCTGATCCCCGCCGGGCCGATGCCCTCGGGTCTCGCGAACAAGGAAAAGCAGCGCGTCCGCCAGCTCTACGCCGAGGGCAAGGCGACCCGCGACGAACTGCTCGAAGCCGAGGCGGCCAGCTATCATGGCGCGGGCACCTGCACCTTTTACGGCACCGCGAACAGCAACCAGATGATGATGGAGCTGATGGGGCTGCACATCCCCGGCAGCGCCTTCACCAACCCGGGCACGAAGCTGCGGCAGGAACTGACCCGCGCCGCGACGCACCGGATTGCCGAGATCGGCTGGAACGGCGACGATTATCGTCCGCTGTCACGCTGCATCGACGAAAAGGCGATCGTCAATGCGGCGATCGGCCTGCTCGCGACGGGCGGCTCGACCAATCATGCGATCCATCTGCCCGCGATCGCGCGCGCGGCGGGAATCGTGATCGACTGGCAGGATTTCGATGAGCTCAGCCACGCGGTGCCGCTGCTCGCGCGCGTCTATCCGAACGGCGCGGGCGACGTGAACAATTTCCACGCCGCGGGCGGCATTGGCTTCGTCGTCAGGGAACTGCTCGGCGCCGGATTGCTGCACGGCGATGTGCTGACCGTCGGCGGAACGATGGCCGATTATGCCGCCGAGCCCGTGCTGGTCGACAACGAACTCCATTGGCAGGCCGCGCTGGAAGCAAGTCGCGACGATACGATGCTGCGCCCGGTCGCACAGCCCTTCTCGCCCGACGGTGGCATGCGCTTGCTTGCGGGCAATCTCGGCCGCGCGATCATCAAGACCAGCGCGGTTGCCGAGGATCGCTGGACGATCGAGGCGCCGTGCCGGATCTTCGACGACCAGAATCAGGTATTGGCTGCGTTCAAGGCGGGCGAGCTTGAGCGCGACGTCGTGGTCGTCGTGCGCTTTCAGGGCCCGCGCGCGAACGGCATGCCCGAACTGCACAAACTGACGCCCGCGCTCGGCGTGCTGCAGGACAAGGGCTACCGCGTCGCGTTGCTCACCGACGGCCGCATGTCGGGCGCCAGCGGCAAGGTGCCTGCGGTGATTCATCTCTCGCCTGAGGCCTTGCCCGGCCCTGACGGCGTCAGCGGCCCGCTCGCTTATCTAAAGGATGGCGACATCGTCCGCGTCTGCGCAGTGAACGGCGAGGCGATCGCGCTCGTCGATGAAGCCGAGTGGGCCTCGCGCACGCCCGCCATGGCGCCGCCGCCCGCGCTCGGCGTCGGCCGCGAGTTGTTCGCCCTGTTCCGCCATCACGCCGACGAAGCCGAAAAGGGCGGGTCGGCGATCCTCGCTGCCATGGAGTCCGTCATTTGA
- a CDS encoding HAD-IB family hydrolase — protein sequence MEEVLASEPGSHIAALFDFDGTIISGYSATAMLREKFQRREMSMEEIAETAQVVAQHSLGQIGFSGLMSAAAKFMKGVDEESFVEFGEELYKKHIARKIYPETRAIIEAHQAKGHRVAIISSATIYQIEPTARDLGITDIKCSSYEIEDGVFTGEIIRPLCFGEGKVLAAEELAAEYGLDLDQSFFYSDSDDDIELLERVGKPRPLNPNMKLKGIADERNWPVQRFGSRGTPSWIDYTRTIYATGSLVGAFAAGLPIWALTRSQREAANFSIGLFGDFATAITGVELEVEDERHLWSSRPCIFIFNHQSKADVMILAKLIRRDMGGVGKKEIRDIPILGKLMEWGGTVFVDRADGKSAIKAMEPLVDAIREEGKSICISPEGTRTLTPKLAPFKKGAFHLAMQAGVPIVPIVIHNATDVAPKNEFVMRPATVRVTVLPPVDTSKWSVKTLNNHVRDVRNMFLRTLGQTEEEAEATEAPPKPKPVKKAAAKPEPTKKAPAKKPAPKKKAAAKKPARKGKTG from the coding sequence TTGGAAGAAGTACTCGCGTCCGAACCCGGATCGCATATCGCCGCGCTCTTCGATTTCGACGGGACGATCATCTCGGGCTACTCCGCGACCGCGATGCTGCGCGAGAAATTCCAGCGCCGCGAAATGTCGATGGAGGAGATTGCCGAGACCGCGCAGGTCGTCGCGCAGCACAGCCTCGGGCAGATCGGTTTCTCGGGGCTCATGTCCGCCGCCGCCAAGTTCATGAAGGGCGTCGACGAGGAAAGCTTCGTCGAGTTCGGCGAGGAACTCTACAAGAAGCACATTGCCCGGAAAATCTATCCGGAAACGCGCGCGATCATCGAGGCGCATCAGGCAAAGGGCCACCGCGTCGCGATCATCTCGTCGGCGACGATCTACCAGATCGAGCCGACTGCGCGCGACCTCGGCATCACCGACATCAAATGCTCGTCCTACGAGATCGAGGATGGCGTCTTCACCGGCGAGATCATCCGGCCGCTCTGCTTCGGCGAAGGCAAGGTGCTCGCGGCCGAGGAACTGGCGGCCGAATACGGCCTCGATCTCGACCAGAGCTTTTTCTACTCGGACAGCGACGACGATATCGAGCTGCTCGAACGCGTCGGCAAGCCGCGCCCGCTCAACCCGAACATGAAGCTGAAGGGCATCGCCGACGAACGCAACTGGCCGGTGCAGCGCTTCGGCAGCCGCGGCACGCCGTCGTGGATCGACTACACCCGCACCATCTATGCAACCGGCTCGCTCGTCGGTGCCTTCGCCGCGGGCCTGCCGATCTGGGCGCTGACCCGCTCGCAGCGTGAAGCGGCGAATTTCTCGATCGGACTGTTCGGCGACTTCGCGACCGCGATCACCGGCGTCGAGCTGGAGGTCGAGGACGAGCGCCACCTCTGGTCGTCGCGCCCGTGCATCTTCATCTTCAACCACCAGAGCAAGGCGGACGTCATGATCCTCGCCAAGCTCATCCGCCGCGACATGGGCGGGGTGGGGAAGAAGGAAATCAGGGACATCCCCATCCTCGGCAAGCTGATGGAGTGGGGCGGCACCGTCTTCGTCGACCGCGCCGACGGCAAGAGCGCGATCAAGGCGATGGAGCCGCTCGTCGATGCGATCCGCGAGGAAGGCAAGTCGATCTGCATCTCGCCCGAGGGCACACGCACGCTGACCCCGAAGCTCGCGCCGTTCAAGAAGGGCGCCTTTCACCTCGCAATGCAGGCGGGCGTGCCGATCGTCCCGATCGTCATCCACAATGCGACCGACGTCGCGCCGAAGAACGAGTTCGTGATGCGTCCCGCAACGGTGCGCGTCACCGTGCTGCCGCCGGTCGATACGTCGAAATGGAGCGTCAAGACGCTGAACAACCATGTCCGCGACGTGCGGAACATGTTCTTGCGCACGCTCGGCCAGACCGAGGAAGAGGCCGAGGCCACTGAAGCGCCGCCCAAGCCTAAGCCGGTGAAGAAGGCAGCCGCGAAGCCCGAACCGACGAAAAAGGCGCCTGCCAAAAAGCCGGCACCCAAGAAAAAGGCGGCCGCCAAAAAGCCCGCCCGCAAGGGAAAGACCGGCTAA